A single genomic interval of Microbacterium sp. BLY harbors:
- a CDS encoding LacI family DNA-binding transcriptional regulator: protein MTANRKTPSGSVTIGDIARVAGVSRSTVSRAFSRPELLNPETVHRVKAAADELGYVVNHAARALSTGRFGNVAVVVPDIANPFFPPLVRRVQTLADAEGYAVFLGDSDEIADREANLTSRLSAQVEGFVLAAPRLDEERIRELDAARPVVLVNRDIEGLARVLIDPSGGLDEAVAHLHRLGHARVVYLSGPRESWSDQQRRAALDRAAARVGLEVIVQELGRPSSAGGRDAVGGILASGATAVIAFDDVVAQGVMAGLALRGVDVPRDISVIGCDDTLASGTHPALTTISAASAAAGEAAAELLLGVLASGQRSDARVTIATHLVVRATTEAAHPPQG, encoded by the coding sequence GTGACAGCCAACAGGAAGACGCCGTCGGGTTCCGTGACGATCGGCGACATCGCGCGGGTCGCCGGGGTCTCCCGGTCGACGGTGTCGCGTGCGTTCAGTCGCCCCGAACTGCTGAACCCCGAGACGGTCCACCGGGTCAAGGCCGCGGCGGACGAGCTGGGCTACGTCGTCAACCATGCGGCGCGCGCGCTGTCGACCGGTCGCTTCGGCAACGTGGCCGTCGTCGTCCCCGACATCGCCAACCCGTTCTTTCCTCCGCTCGTGCGCCGCGTGCAGACGCTCGCCGACGCCGAGGGGTACGCGGTCTTCCTCGGCGACTCCGACGAGATCGCCGACCGCGAGGCGAACCTGACCTCCCGCCTCAGCGCGCAGGTGGAGGGCTTCGTGCTCGCCGCGCCGCGCCTGGACGAGGAGCGCATCCGGGAGCTCGACGCCGCGCGCCCCGTCGTGCTGGTCAACCGCGACATCGAGGGCCTGGCCCGGGTGCTCATCGACCCGAGCGGCGGGCTCGACGAGGCGGTGGCGCACCTGCACCGGCTGGGTCATGCGCGCGTGGTGTACCTGTCGGGGCCGCGGGAGTCGTGGTCGGATCAGCAGCGTCGCGCGGCCCTCGATCGCGCGGCCGCGCGGGTCGGGCTCGAGGTGATCGTGCAGGAGCTGGGTCGCCCCAGCTCGGCCGGCGGGCGCGATGCGGTCGGCGGCATCCTCGCCTCCGGTGCCACGGCCGTGATCGCCTTCGACGACGTGGTCGCGCAGGGGGTCATGGCGGGGCTGGCCCTGCGGGGAGTCGACGTGCCGCGGGACATCAGCGTGATCGGCTGCGACGACACGCTGGCCTCGGGGACGCATCCGGCCCTCACCACCATCTCCGCCGCCTCCGCCGCGGCCGGGGAGGCGGCGGCGGAGCTGCTGCTCGGGGTGCTCGCGAGCGGCCAGCGATCCGATGCGCGCGTGACCATCGCCACCCACCTCGTGGTGCGCGCGACGACGGAGGCCGCGCACCCGCCGCAGGGCTGA
- a CDS encoding Gfo/Idh/MocA family protein, which produces MPRIAIIGAAHPHVDYVLDELARTDRTGFELVGVQDADREVAERHAARFGVPAVDHADDLLARGVDVAVIAGIYGGRGAEVVAALRAGAHVLADKPLCTSVAELDAIAAAAAETGRTVNLMLEKRGYPETRAALAVVRSGELGDIVGITSSGPHKLNRDQRPAWFFDPAAYGGILGDLSVHDLDAALLFAPADEGVVRGAVSAPLDGGLFPRYGAATLTTSATVVTAEVSWLTPRASDVHGDYRLRLVGTRGTAEIFWARGRVEVTTDERPTRELELPAGLRPAEEALDAFAAGRTPEVGTRDSLAATRLALLAQQSADQGGVALPWSRTADDVVPDATPRRQESS; this is translated from the coding sequence ATGCCTCGGATCGCGATCATCGGTGCCGCCCATCCGCACGTCGACTACGTGCTCGACGAGCTGGCCCGCACCGACCGCACCGGATTCGAGCTCGTCGGCGTGCAGGATGCGGACCGGGAGGTCGCCGAGCGGCACGCCGCCCGGTTCGGCGTCCCCGCCGTCGACCACGCGGACGACCTCCTCGCCCGTGGCGTCGACGTCGCGGTGATCGCCGGTATCTACGGCGGCCGCGGCGCGGAGGTCGTCGCCGCGCTCCGCGCGGGCGCTCACGTGCTGGCCGACAAGCCGCTGTGCACGTCCGTCGCCGAACTCGACGCGATCGCGGCGGCGGCCGCCGAGACCGGCCGCACGGTGAACCTCATGCTGGAGAAGCGCGGGTACCCCGAGACGCGGGCCGCGCTCGCGGTCGTCCGCTCCGGCGAGCTCGGCGACATCGTGGGCATCACCTCCTCCGGTCCGCACAAGCTCAACCGCGACCAGCGCCCGGCCTGGTTCTTCGATCCCGCGGCGTACGGCGGCATCCTCGGCGATCTGTCCGTCCACGACCTCGACGCGGCCCTGCTTTTCGCGCCCGCCGACGAGGGCGTCGTCCGCGGGGCCGTGTCCGCTCCGCTCGACGGAGGTCTCTTCCCCCGGTACGGCGCGGCGACCCTCACGACCTCGGCGACGGTGGTCACGGCCGAGGTGAGCTGGCTGACGCCGCGGGCCTCCGATGTGCACGGCGACTACCGTCTGCGGCTGGTCGGCACCCGCGGCACGGCCGAGATCTTCTGGGCCCGCGGCCGTGTGGAGGTCACGACCGACGAGCGCCCGACGCGCGAGCTGGAGCTGCCGGCAGGTCTCCGCCCCGCCGAGGAGGCGCTGGACGCGTTCGCCGCCGGCCGCACCCCCGAGGTGGGCACGCGCGACTCGCTCGCCGCCACCCGCCTCGCTCTCCTCGCCCAGCAGTCCGCCGACCAGGGCGGCGTCGCGCTCCCCTGGTCGCGCACCGCCGACGACGTCGTTCCCGACGCCACGCCCCGACGACAGGAGTCCTCATGA
- a CDS encoding Gfo/Idh/MocA family protein gives MTEPLRIAIVGAGVIGAVHARLVAALDGAGVLAAVVDVDESRGRALAAEYGVPFHASAVEAYATERIDVAAVCLPSAFHADAVVEALDAGVDVIVEKPIDVTLAAADRVQAAERASGRTVSVISQRRFQPVASFLRRSIDEGALGRVTSGVVESAFFRPQEYYESGDWRGTAAVDGGGALMNQGIHALDLLLWMLGRPVSVSARTGRLAHDGIEVEDVAGAVITFESGAIGLLLASTAAFPGLPVRLAVHGSAGTAVMENDGLSFFASATAPAPAADTLVEHDVPEGWSDVDMAHRRQYLDVIDAIRTGRRPAITTDDGRRALQVVLAVYESARTGRPVDLTE, from the coding sequence ATGACCGAACCGCTGCGCATCGCCATCGTCGGCGCGGGGGTGATCGGCGCGGTCCATGCCCGCCTCGTCGCCGCGCTCGACGGCGCCGGAGTGCTCGCCGCCGTCGTCGACGTGGACGAGAGCAGAGGGCGTGCGCTCGCCGCGGAGTACGGGGTGCCCTTCCACGCCTCCGCTGTCGAGGCGTACGCGACCGAGCGGATCGACGTGGCGGCCGTCTGCCTGCCCAGTGCGTTCCACGCGGACGCGGTCGTCGAGGCCCTCGACGCGGGCGTCGACGTGATCGTCGAGAAGCCGATCGACGTCACCCTCGCGGCCGCCGATCGGGTGCAGGCGGCCGAGCGCGCCTCGGGCCGCACGGTCTCGGTCATCAGCCAGCGCCGCTTCCAGCCCGTCGCCTCGTTCCTGCGTCGATCGATCGACGAGGGCGCGCTGGGTCGCGTGACCTCCGGCGTCGTGGAGTCGGCGTTCTTCCGCCCCCAGGAGTACTACGAGTCGGGCGACTGGCGCGGGACGGCGGCCGTCGACGGCGGCGGGGCGCTGATGAACCAGGGCATCCACGCGCTCGATCTGCTGCTGTGGATGCTCGGCAGGCCCGTCTCGGTGAGCGCCAGGACGGGACGGCTCGCGCACGACGGCATCGAGGTGGAGGACGTCGCCGGCGCGGTGATCACGTTCGAGAGCGGCGCGATCGGACTGCTGCTCGCGAGCACCGCCGCGTTCCCCGGACTCCCGGTCCGCCTCGCGGTGCACGGATCAGCCGGCACCGCCGTGATGGAGAACGACGGGCTGTCGTTCTTCGCCTCCGCCACCGCGCCAGCGCCCGCCGCGGACACGCTCGTCGAGCACGACGTCCCCGAGGGGTGGAGCGACGTCGACATGGCCCACCGCCGGCAGTACCTCGACGTGATCGATGCGATCAGGACCGGGAGACGACCGGCCATCACGACCGACGACGGCCGCCGTGCGCTGCAGGTCGTGCTCGCGGTCTACGAGTCCGCCCGCACCGGTCGTCCCGTCGACCTCACCGAGTGA